In Ruegeria sp. YS9, the genomic window AGCCTGCTTCTGCGCGGTCGAGGTGAACGAGTCCAGGGCTCCGGTCCGCACCAAGGCCCCCATGATGATGAACATCGCGGCAATCGTCCAGGGTGCCGGGTTGGACAGAACCGCAAGCGCGCTTTGATAGGGCAGGATGCCGGTTACAAGCATCAGTGAGACACCGCCAATCGCCACGACTTCGGTCGGATAAACCTCGCGCAGGAACATGATGAACATGCCCGCAACGATGACCAGCGCCAGAACTGCGCTTCCTGTGTCTGTCAGTGAAAGGAAATTCATTCGTGGTATTCTGTCCGAACCCCGGCCCAAGCGCCTGATGACATGCAGTTTCACGCATTGCGCCCGACAGAGCAAGCCTGACGATGACTATTCGGGTCCGGCTTGTTCCAGACGCCCGCCGACGCGCACCATGCGCACGGATTTGGCCTGTCCGTCACGATCATCGGTTTCCACGAACACGCCGCTCAGTGTGGCCTCGCCATTTGCGGGGGTAAAGCGCGCCTTGGGCATACCGGTGATGAACCGTCGCATCGGCTCTTGCTTGTCCATGCCGATGACCGAATCGTAGTCTCCGCACATGCCTGCATCAGTCAGATACCCGGTGCCACCCGGCAGAATCAGCGAATCCGCGGTTGGCACATGGGTATGCGTTCCCACCACAAGGCTGGCGCGCTTGTCACAGTAATGCCCCATCGCCATCTTCTCGGACGTCGCTTCGCAATGCATGTCCACGATGATTGCTTGCGCCTGACCTCCCCTGGGATGGGATTTCAGGATCGGCTCAATGGCTGAGAACGGATCGTCGAACGGACGCTTCATAAAGACCTGACCCAGCACCTGAACCACCAGAACCTTGCGCCCACCCGGCGCCGTGAACAACCGATGACCCCGCCCCGGCGCGCCTTTGGCGAAGTTCACGGGTCGTATGATGCGCTGTTCCTTCTCGATGAATTGCAGCATGTCTTTCTGGTCGAACGCATGATCGCCCAGCGTCAGGCAATCTGCCCCGGCGTCGAGCAAGAGCCTGGCGTGATCTCCGCTCAACCCCATGCCGTTCGACGCGTTTTCGCCATTGACCACAACAAAATCCAGCCGCCATTCGTCGCGCAGGCGCGGCAAATGCTGTTGAACGGCAGCGCGGCCCGCGCGCCCCATGACATCGCCAAGAAACAGAATCCTCATGATCCGGGTCGTAGGGGCTGTACAGGGCAATAACAAGGCGGAAGCGTGAAATTAACGGCAGACTTGGGGGTTGAAATCAAATTCTGCCGTGGCAATGTTTCGATACGTCTTTTGAATACAGAAGGAATTCTTCGTGAAGTCGTCAATTGTTCTGACCGGCTGCCTTTTGGCGGTAACTGCTGCCGCGGCCGAAGGCACCAAGACATCCATGCCCAACCCCGCCGCGACCTTCTGCATTGAAAACGACGGGACCTACCAGCTTCGTAAAAACGAAGACGGCAGTGTCTATGGCATCTGCATCCTGAAAGACGGCACCGAGGTGGATGCCTGGGATTTCTTGCGCAGCCACTTCGAGCAATAGCAGCTAGAAGGTCAACACGCGGCTTTCCGTGACAACCATGTCCAGTGGTTGGTCAGTCGGCTCGAGCGGCAGATCCGCAGTCTCTTGCGCGTCAAAAGCAAAGCCAATGGCAAGCGTCGGGCGTTTGGCGCGCAAGCCTTCCAGCGTTCGGTCATAAAACCCGCCGCCATACCCCAAGCGGCCACCATTTGCATCGAAGGCGACCAGCGGCACGATCAGGATTTCGGGGTCGAAATAGTCATCCACCTGGGGCACTTTTGCACCGAACGGGCCATCCTTGAGCACACCGTCCGGCGTCCAGCGAGAGAATTTCAGCGGCTGACCGGCTGCCTGAATGACAGGCACCCCCACCGGGCCATAAGCCGATGCCTCGGCCATCGCAGGCACCGGGTCGATCTCGGTCCGGATCGGCATGTAACCTGACAGGGGAACGCCGCGATGACCTGCCAGAACCTCGGACAAGCGCCCGGCTGCGCCCGGCAAGCGGGCATCAAACGCGGTCTTGCGGCGGGCAAACGCCGCTTTGCGCGCTGCGGCTTTGATTTCGGTCAGATCGGTCACAGGAGCACCACGCTGGCAAGCCCAAGAAATATGAAGAAACCCATGACATCCGTCGTGGTTGTCACAAAGGTTCCCGATGCCAGCGCCGGGTCGATGCCCAAGCGGTCCAGCACGACTGGTACTACCGTACCTGCAAAGCCTGCGATGATCATGTTCACGACCAAGGCCGACCCAATCACGACACCCAGCAGCGGGGAATCGAACCACAGCATCCCCACGGTCCCCAGCACGATTGCAAAGCAGAGCCCATTCAGCATCCCCACCAGCAGTTCCCGGCGAATAACGCGCAGCACGTTTGCATTGGTCAGGTCGCGCGTCGCCAACGCGCGCACCGTAACGGTGAGCGACTGTGTTCCAGCATTGCCGCCCATCGACGCGACGATCGGCATCAGGATGGCCAGCGCGACCAGTTGATCAATCGCCGCCTCGAATTGCGAAATCACCAAAGAGGCACAGATCGCCGTGCACAGGTTCACCGCCAGCCAGGGCAACCTTCGCCGGCTGGTTGCCGCCACGCTGTCGGACAACGAGCTTTCGTCGCCGACACCGGCAAGACGCAGGATGTCTTCTTCATGCTCTTCATCCAGAACGACCATCGCGTCATCAATGGTGATGACACCGACCAAACGGCCATCCGCATCCACCACCGGGGCCGAGATCAGGTGATACTGGTTGAAGGCATAAGCCACGTCTTCCTCATCCTGATCGACAGGGATGATGTGAAACTCCTCCTCTGCCAGATCAAGCAGCGGCACGTCACGCCGCGCCGCCATCAGCTTGCCCAACGTCACCTGCGCCACAGGTTTCAGGCGCGGATCGACCAGAACGACGTGATAGAACTGCTCGGGCAAATCGTCATTGGCGCGCATGAAATCAATGGCTTGGCCAACGGTCCAATGCTCGGGCGCCATGACCACTTCACGCTGCATGAGGCGACCCGCCGAGTTCTCGGGGTAGGACAGGGCCTGCTCGGCTGCGATCCGTTCGGAATCCTCCAGCGCGTCCAGAATGGTTTCCTGCTGCGGTTCCTCAAGGTCTTCAAGCAGGTCAACGACATCGTCGCTTTCCATCTCGCGCACGGCATCGGCCAGAACATCCGGGTTCAGGACCGAGATCACCTCTTCACGAACCGATTCATCCAGTTCAGACAGGATGTCGCCGTCAAACTCTTTGTCGTACAGGCGAATCAGGCGCGACCGGTCAAACGGATTGATCTGTTCAAGAAGGTCGGCAATGTCGGCCGAGTGCAGCGGCTCCATCAACTCAACCAGCTTGTCGCGGTCGTCTATATCCACCGCGTACAGGATTGCCGCTACTGCCTTGGGATCCAACGCATAGGCGTCTTCATCCCGGGGCTGATCGTGTCCGGCTTCGTCTCTGCCTGTCGTCATGCTCTGCCCCTTTTTTACGATTTGCTCTTAAATAGAAGAAGCAGCTACCGGAAAACAATGACAATGCGCCGATTTACCCACTTCTTTCGTCCGCCTATGCTGGTGTGCGGTTCCAAACAGGCGGAGAACAGGGAAAATGGCGCAAAAGACGCTTTTGAAAGGGCGTGTTCTGAGTTTCACAGGCTCACCCTTCGACGGAGAGCCGACCGAGGCGACCCGGTTGGACGAAGCGGTCGTGATCGAACACGGGCGAATTACCGAGATCGGCACCATCGACGCGCTGAGAAAAGCCCATCCTGACGCAGTCACGAAGGATCACGGATCGCGCTTGATCATGGCTGGGTTCGTCGACCCGCATGTGCATTATCCACAGACGGCGATGATCGCCAGCTGGGGCAAGCGGCTAATCGACTGGCTGAACACCTACACCTTCCCGGAAGAGATGAAGTTCGGCGATTTCGACTATGCGGCCGAGATCGCCAACCGGTATCTGGACCTGACGACCGCCCACGGCACCACGACCATGTGCAGTTTTTGCACGATTCACCCTGAAAGCGTGGATGCCTTTTTCACCGCGGCGCAACAGCGTGGGCAGCGTGTGGTCGCCGGCAAGACCTGCATGGACCGTAACGCGCCCGAAGGTCTGCGCGACACCGCGCAGACGGCTTATGACCAGTCCGCCGCACTGCTTGAGAAATGGCACCGCGTCGATCGCCTGTCCTATGCGATCACACCACGCTTTTCGCCAACCTCGACCCCGGAACAGCTTGAGGCCATGGGCGCGCTTTGGGCCGAACATCCCCATTGTCTCATGCAAACCCATCTGAGCGAGCAAACGGATGAAATCGAATGGGTCCGGTCCCTGTTCCCTGATGCAAGGGATTATCTGGACACCTACGAGAAATTTGGCCTGTTGGGCCAGAACGGCCTGTATGGCCATGTCATCCACCTGGAAGACCGGGAACGGGATCGGCTGCGCGAGGTCGATGCCTCTTTGATTCATTGCCCCACGTCGAACACGTTCATCGGATCGGGACTGTTTGACATGAACGGGCTGATCCATGATGGCCACCGGATCGGTCTGGCCACGGATACCGGCGGCGGGTCCAGCTTTTCGATGCTGCGCACCATGGCCGCCGCCTATGAGATCGGCCAATTGCGCGGCCGCCCTCTGC contains:
- a CDS encoding TIGR00282 family metallophosphoesterase encodes the protein MRILFLGDVMGRAGRAAVQQHLPRLRDEWRLDFVVVNGENASNGMGLSGDHARLLLDAGADCLTLGDHAFDQKDMLQFIEKEQRIIRPVNFAKGAPGRGHRLFTAPGGRKVLVVQVLGQVFMKRPFDDPFSAIEPILKSHPRGGQAQAIIVDMHCEATSEKMAMGHYCDKRASLVVGTHTHVPTADSLILPGGTGYLTDAGMCGDYDSVIGMDKQEPMRRFITGMPKARFTPANGEATLSGVFVETDDRDGQAKSVRMVRVGGRLEQAGPE
- a CDS encoding DUF333 domain-containing protein, producing the protein MKSSIVLTGCLLAVTAAAAEGTKTSMPNPAATFCIENDGTYQLRKNEDGSVYGICILKDGTEVDAWDFLRSHFEQ
- a CDS encoding 5-formyltetrahydrofolate cyclo-ligase, with the protein product MTDLTEIKAAARKAAFARRKTAFDARLPGAAGRLSEVLAGHRGVPLSGYMPIRTEIDPVPAMAEASAYGPVGVPVIQAAGQPLKFSRWTPDGVLKDGPFGAKVPQVDDYFDPEILIVPLVAFDANGGRLGYGGGFYDRTLEGLRAKRPTLAIGFAFDAQETADLPLEPTDQPLDMVVTESRVLTF
- the mgtE gene encoding magnesium transporter encodes the protein MTTGRDEAGHDQPRDEDAYALDPKAVAAILYAVDIDDRDKLVELMEPLHSADIADLLEQINPFDRSRLIRLYDKEFDGDILSELDESVREEVISVLNPDVLADAVREMESDDVVDLLEDLEEPQQETILDALEDSERIAAEQALSYPENSAGRLMQREVVMAPEHWTVGQAIDFMRANDDLPEQFYHVVLVDPRLKPVAQVTLGKLMAARRDVPLLDLAEEEFHIIPVDQDEEDVAYAFNQYHLISAPVVDADGRLVGVITIDDAMVVLDEEHEEDILRLAGVGDESSLSDSVAATSRRRLPWLAVNLCTAICASLVISQFEAAIDQLVALAILMPIVASMGGNAGTQSLTVTVRALATRDLTNANVLRVIRRELLVGMLNGLCFAIVLGTVGMLWFDSPLLGVVIGSALVVNMIIAGFAGTVVPVVLDRLGIDPALASGTFVTTTTDVMGFFIFLGLASVVLL
- the guaD gene encoding guanine deaminase, whose protein sequence is MAQKTLLKGRVLSFTGSPFDGEPTEATRLDEAVVIEHGRITEIGTIDALRKAHPDAVTKDHGSRLIMAGFVDPHVHYPQTAMIASWGKRLIDWLNTYTFPEEMKFGDFDYAAEIANRYLDLTTAHGTTTMCSFCTIHPESVDAFFTAAQQRGQRVVAGKTCMDRNAPEGLRDTAQTAYDQSAALLEKWHRVDRLSYAITPRFSPTSTPEQLEAMGALWAEHPHCLMQTHLSEQTDEIEWVRSLFPDARDYLDTYEKFGLLGQNGLYGHVIHLEDRERDRLREVDASLIHCPTSNTFIGSGLFDMNGLIHDGHRIGLATDTGGGSSFSMLRTMAAAYEIGQLRGRPLHPAQLLWLGTVGSARSLRMDDCIGNITPGMEADLVVIDLASTPAIAQREAHAEDVWEAIFPTIMMGDDRAVAEVWIGGRQAA